A stretch of DNA from Catenulispora acidiphila DSM 44928:
GTCGGCCTGGGCGATGTATCCGGGCTCGGTGTCTTTCCCGGCCACGAGACCATCACCAGCTCCTTCTCCTCGGTCATAGACACCTACCGATCAACCCCGGATCAGCCATGAAGCGCGCACTGGACCTCGCACGGCACCGCTGGCGGTCGCTTCACGCTCCCGAGCGGCGCGAGGACGGCATGGTGACCGCGTTCACCGTCGTAATCGTTATCGCCTTGATGGTGTTCGTCGGGCTCGCCTACGACGGCGGCCGAGCCCTGGACGGGCGGGTCAAAGCCCTGAACGAGGCCCAGGAAGCAGCCAGGGCCGGCGCCCAGGCCCTCAACCTGGGAGCTCTGCGCGCCGGCGGGACCGCAGTGCTGGACCCGGAAGCCGCGGTCGGCGCCGCCAAGGCGTACCTGGCCGGAACCGGTGATGCCGGGACGGTGGACGTCGCCGGGACCACGGTCACCGTCTCGGTGACCCACGTCCAGGCGACGAAGTTCCTCGGCCTGGTCGGCGTCGGCTCCATCACTGCGCACGTCACCGCCAGCGCGAGAGCCGAACAAGGAACCTGAGCACCGGCCACACCCGGCGCGCACCACGAGCACGACGAACAGCAGCGAGGAACGAAGGCGATTATGGCGATACTCCAGGCGCTCGGCGCAACCGCGCGCGGCATCACCCGCGTGGTGAAGGCGCTGCTGGCCGCCGCGATCACCATCGGCGTGCTCGCCGGCATCCCGGCGGCCCTGCTGCACTACGCCGGGGACCCGATCCCGCACTCGGTACCGACCATGGACGCGGTCAAGCACACCCTGACCAACCCCATGACCCCGCAGATGCTGCTCAAGGCCCTGTCGGTCGTCGGCTGGTACCTGTGGGCGATCCTGGCCGTCAGCTTCCTCGTCGAGCTGGTCTATGCCGCACGGCGGGTCAACGCCCCGCACATCCCCACCCTCGGGCCGACCCAGGCGCTGGCCGCCGCCCTGATCGCCGCCATCGGCATCACCACCCTCCTGCGTGCCGCCCCCGCCCACGCCGCCGAAACCTTCTCGGCCTCCGCTCCGACTGGCGGCCGGGTCGCAGCCACCGCACCCGCGCTCGCCGGGACCGGCAGTCTGTCCACCGCGCACCTCGCGGTCGGCAACGCCAGCTCGGCCGCGCCACGCGAAAGCGTCCACACAGTGAAGCCCGGCGAGTCGCTGTACTCGATCGCCAAGGAAGACCTCGGCAGCGGCGACGACTGGCCGGCCCTCTACAAGATGAACGCCGGCGTCGTCCAAGCAGACGGCGACCAGCTCACCAACCCAGACCTGATCCGCCCCGACTGGAAGATCCGCATCACGCCGCCCAGCGCCGATCAGGCTCCCGCGACCACTAGCACCACCACCGCCCCGCCCACCAAAGCTCCCGCGCCGTCGGCCCCGAAGGCGTCCGCCCCGGCGACGAGTGGCCCCAGCGCGCTGCCTTCGCCCGCTGCTTCGCATACTGCCGCCCCATCCCCCGTCACCCACGCAACGCCTACGAACGACGACCACCGGCAGGGCGACCGCGCCGCGAAGCGCCACGGCGGAGTCGCGGTCTCGCTGCCCGACGGCGGAGCCATCGGCATCACCCTCGCCGTGGCGCTCGGGTCGGCGCTGGTCCTGGCCCGGCGCTGGCGCACGCGGCGCGCCGACCCGCGCCTGCCGATCGCCGAGCCGCCGCTTCCCGGGGCGCTGCTGGCCGCCCGCCGTGCCCAGCGGTCCCTGGCCGCCGCCCAGCACAGCCTGGCCGCATCGCCCGAAGACGCAGTCCACGACGAGGAACACGACGACCTCTTCGACGCCAAGGGGATCGAAGACCTTGACGAGGACGCCTTCGGCGCTGATCAGAACCTCATCGGCGACGACGCTGACAGCTGGGACGACGCCGAGGAGCTGGACGAGTTCGGCGCGCCGGCCGGTCCCTTGCCGGAGCCTACGGTGACGCGCTTTGCCGAGCCGCTGCCGCCGGGCTCGATCGGCGCCGCCGAGCGCGACGGCGTCGAGCTGCCGCTGACCCCGACGGGCACCGGCCTGGGCCTGGTCGGCCCCGGAGCCGCCGGGGCCGCCCGCGCGATCGCCGCCTCGGTGCTGTCAGCGGGCTCGCCCGAGCGCACCGCCGACCTGGCCAGGCTCATCATCCCGGCCGCGGACCTGGCCGCGCTGCTCGGCGTCGACGAGTCCGAGCTGCCAGCCATCACCCGCGGGCTTCCCGAACTATTCGCCACCAAGGACCTGGCCACCGCGATCGGCGAAGCCGAAGTCCACGCGCTGCTGCGCACCCGGCTCCTGGAGGAGTACGAGCAGCCGGACCTGGACGCGCTCGCCGCGGCGCACCCGGACGTCGAGGACTGCCCGCCGCTGGTGCTCATGGCCTCCCCGGCGCGCGCTCTGAGCGCGCAGATCGCCGCCCTGATGAACACCTCCGCGTGTCTGCGGATCACCACCGTCCTGCTCGGCGCGCACCCGGACGGGCCGACCGCCTTCGTCGAAGCCGACGGCACCGCCACCGGCCCCGCTGTCCGAGACTGGTCCGGCGCCAGGCTGTGGAACCTGAGCGCGCCCGCCCTGGCCGACATCCTGGACCTGCTCGCCCGCGCCGCCGGCCACGATCCCGGCACTCCGGGCGGCCAGGCCGAACCAGACGACTGGCCGGAGACCCCCCCGGCCCACGACGCCGCAGAGCGCGCGGCGGCCGACGAGAACGACGGCGGCGAGGCGACGATCACCGTCCTGCCCGTGCGCCCCATGCCGGACCGGCAAGCCGACCCGGTCGGCGACGACCACGAGGAGCGCACGCTCACCGACTCCCCTGTGGCAGGTGCCAACACCGCATCCCTGGCCCCGGTGACCATGCTGCCGGTGCGGCCCGCCCCGGACAGGGCGCTCGCCGACGCGGCGCGAACCAGCGCCGACGTGCGCGCCGAGGCGGCGCTGACGGCATGGAACGAAAACCCGATACGGATCAACGTGCTAGGCGGACTGAACATCACCGCAGGCGGGCAGTCAGTGTCCGGGCTTCGCACCTCGGCCCGCGTGCTGGCCGCGCTGCTAGCAGTCAAGGGGTCCGCGGGCGCCAGCTCCGAGCAGATCGACGCGATGTGCTGGCCCGACGCCAACCCCCAGGAGATGGACCGGATCGCCAAGTGGCGTGCCGACGGCCTCAACTCCCTGCGTAAGCGCCTGGCCGCGGCCATGGGCCAGCGCAGCCCCCGGCTGGTCCTGCTCGACCGGGCCACCGGCCGCTACCGGCTCAATCCCGAGCTGGTTGCCACCGACCTGGGCACGATCGCCGAGCTGACCGCCGCCGCCCGCAGCGCCGGTGACACCGAGCAGCGCCTGGCGCTGCTGGCCGCCGCCGAACCGCTGTGCCGCGGAGCGCTGCTGGACGGAGAACTCGGCGACAATTTTGACTGGAGCGCGGACTTCATCGCGACCGTCGCCGACGAGCAGGTCGCCGTCCTGGCACGCCTCGCGACGCTGGCCGCTGATTCCCGGCCGGACCAGGCCCTGGCGGCGCTGGAGAAGGCCGCCGCGTTCACCGAGGACAACGAGACGCTGTACCAGCAGATGTTCGACATCCTCGCTGAGGCCGGACGGCACAGCGAGATCCCCGGCAAGCTGCGAACCCTCGAGGCGTACGCCGACTCCCTCGGGGCCGGCGTCTCGACAGCGACCCGCGAAGCAGCGGCGCGCGCGATGAAGCGCCAGCCGCAGCAAGGGGTCCGCCAAGGGCACTGATCCGCGCGGCTACCGCTTCCGCGACCTGCCCGAGCGCGAAGGGCGGTCTTTCAGGCCATAGCGTCGCGAGGCGGAAAATCCGGGCGGCTCGCGGCTGCGCGCGCGAAGATGAGCGCCATGAGCAGCAGCACGCCGAGCGACTGGTCGCCAGCAGACAACCCGTACTCGATCGCGGTCTCCGAGTCGCAGTGGTGGCGCGCCACGGTCGCCGTGACGGTGGAGCGCATGCACGGCGAGGACATCCACGTCGGGTGGTTCAGCTCGCGGCAAATCGACGCACGCACACTCGCTGTCGCCCTGCGCCAACTGCTGGCCGCCGAGAAGCTTGAACAGATCGCTTTGAAAGAGCTCGGGATGGACACGGCTGTCGGCGCCGCCCTGACGCAGGCCAGGCTCCGATTCGAGGACGCGCTACCGGACATCAAGCATGTCCGCGACGGCATCACCCACTTCGAGGATTGGTCCCGCGGGCAGGGGCGAGGTCCGCAGCGCGTCGCCCGCGACGCCGGCACCCTGCCGCGCGAGGTGGCCCGCGACCACTGGAGCTTCGGCTACGACCCCGTCACCGACACCGTCACGATGGGCCCGTACACGTTCTCCGTAGCCGCCGCGCTCCCAGCAGCCAGCGAGCTGTGCGATGCCATCTACACCGCCGCCCGTGCCGTCGACGCCAGGAACACCGCCCAGATCAGGCAGCAGGCGATCCGCGCGCTCACCGACGCCGGAGTCAGCTGTGAACCGCCGACAGG
This window harbors:
- a CDS encoding TadE/TadG family type IV pilus assembly protein, with amino-acid sequence MKRALDLARHRWRSLHAPERREDGMVTAFTVVIVIALMVFVGLAYDGGRALDGRVKALNEAQEAARAGAQALNLGALRAGGTAVLDPEAAVGAAKAYLAGTGDAGTVDVAGTTVTVSVTHVQATKFLGLVGVGSITAHVTASARAEQGT
- a CDS encoding LysM peptidoglycan-binding domain-containing protein; the protein is MAILQALGATARGITRVVKALLAAAITIGVLAGIPAALLHYAGDPIPHSVPTMDAVKHTLTNPMTPQMLLKALSVVGWYLWAILAVSFLVELVYAARRVNAPHIPTLGPTQALAAALIAAIGITTLLRAAPAHAAETFSASAPTGGRVAATAPALAGTGSLSTAHLAVGNASSAAPRESVHTVKPGESLYSIAKEDLGSGDDWPALYKMNAGVVQADGDQLTNPDLIRPDWKIRITPPSADQAPATTSTTTAPPTKAPAPSAPKASAPATSGPSALPSPAASHTAAPSPVTHATPTNDDHRQGDRAAKRHGGVAVSLPDGGAIGITLAVALGSALVLARRWRTRRADPRLPIAEPPLPGALLAARRAQRSLAAAQHSLAASPEDAVHDEEHDDLFDAKGIEDLDEDAFGADQNLIGDDADSWDDAEELDEFGAPAGPLPEPTVTRFAEPLPPGSIGAAERDGVELPLTPTGTGLGLVGPGAAGAARAIAASVLSAGSPERTADLARLIIPAADLAALLGVDESELPAITRGLPELFATKDLATAIGEAEVHALLRTRLLEEYEQPDLDALAAAHPDVEDCPPLVLMASPARALSAQIAALMNTSACLRITTVLLGAHPDGPTAFVEADGTATGPAVRDWSGARLWNLSAPALADILDLLARAAGHDPGTPGGQAEPDDWPETPPAHDAAERAAADENDGGEATITVLPVRPMPDRQADPVGDDHEERTLTDSPVAGANTASLAPVTMLPVRPAPDRALADAARTSADVRAEAALTAWNENPIRINVLGGLNITAGGQSVSGLRTSARVLAALLAVKGSAGASSEQIDAMCWPDANPQEMDRIAKWRADGLNSLRKRLAAAMGQRSPRLVLLDRATGRYRLNPELVATDLGTIAELTAAARSAGDTEQRLALLAAAEPLCRGALLDGELGDNFDWSADFIATVADEQVAVLARLATLAADSRPDQALAALEKAAAFTEDNETLYQQMFDILAEAGRHSEIPGKLRTLEAYADSLGAGVSTATREAAARAMKRQPQQGVRQGH